From Amia ocellicauda isolate fAmiCal2 chromosome 12, fAmiCal2.hap1, whole genome shotgun sequence, a single genomic window includes:
- the LOC136764827 gene encoding apoptosis-associated speck-like protein containing a CARD — translation MNKTIKDHIMDILDDLDDSGLKRFKNKLSDRGGEPKIPKGRLEKADSIDIANLLVSYFTESKAGAVTIEVLQAINLNAEADQLRALTS, via the coding sequence atgaataaaaccatCAAAGACCACATCATGGACATACTAGACGATCTAGATGATAGCGGTCTCAAGAGGTTTAAGAACAAACTGTCCGACCGAGGAGGGGAGCCTAAGATACCGAAAGGTCGCCTGGAGAAAGCCGACAGCATCGATATAGCCAACCTGCTGGTGAGTTACTTCACCGAGAGCAAAGCCGGCGCGGTCACCATCGAGGTCCTGCAGGCCATCAACCTGAACGCAGAAGCGGACCAACTGAGAGCCCTTACCTCTTAA